A section of the Pseudanabaena mucicola str. Chao 1806 genome encodes:
- a CDS encoding nucleotidyltransferase domain-containing protein, whose translation MLQTLEKNQNLSLLLQELKVKLQNLYGQRLYALILFGSQARGEANADSDIDIMTVLEDPVNVLAEINRTSDICHHFLNQNGELISIIPTSKSSFLASSISLIRVVKKEGILL comes from the coding sequence ATGCTCCAAACACTTGAAAAAAATCAAAATCTATCTCTGCTCCTGCAAGAGTTAAAAGTTAAATTACAAAACCTCTATGGTCAGCGACTGTACGCATTAATTCTCTTTGGCTCACAGGCAAGAGGCGAAGCCAATGCAGACTCCGACATTGATATCATGACAGTCCTTGAAGATCCCGTAAATGTCCTTGCCGAAATCAATCGCACCTCAGACATTTGCCATCACTTTCTCAATCAAAATGGCGAACTAATCTCCATCATCCCCACTAGCAAATCCAGTTTTCTCGCCTCTTCCATTTCCCTAATCAGAGTCGTCAAAAAAGAAGGAATCCTGTTATGA
- a CDS encoding Uma2 family endonuclease, which produces MTIQTLTKHYTTAEYLELEEQSASKNEYHNGEIRPMTGGTTNHNTITLNTALLLKLALKGQPYKVFMNDVRLWIDRDRFYTYPDLMVISDQPIYQSQNQTIVTNPTLIVEVLSKSTRNYDLGEKFGYYRTIPTLREYLLIEQSHPQILHYAKVDTKWLLTEYENISDLISLQSIPCELAIAQIYEDIEF; this is translated from the coding sequence ATGACTATCCAAACCCTAACAAAACACTACACCACCGCCGAATACCTTGAACTAGAAGAACAATCGGCATCAAAAAACGAATACCACAATGGTGAAATTAGACCCATGACAGGAGGCACAACCAACCACAACACCATCACCCTCAATACCGCCCTATTACTCAAACTTGCCCTCAAAGGTCAACCCTACAAAGTATTCATGAACGATGTGCGTCTATGGATCGATCGCGATCGCTTTTACACCTATCCCGACCTCATGGTGATTAGCGACCAGCCCATTTATCAAAGCCAAAATCAAACCATCGTCACTAATCCCACCCTGATCGTTGAAGTTCTCTCCAAATCCACCCGCAACTACGACCTCGGCGAAAAATTTGGTTATTATCGCACCATCCCCACCCTGCGCGAATATCTTCTCATCGAGCAATCTCATCCCCAAATCCTGCACTATGCCAAAGTTGATACCAAATGGCTATTAACAGAATATGAAAACATCAGCGATCTAATTTCGCTTCAGTCAATACCCTGTGAACTAGCGATCGCCCAAATCTACGAAGATATCGAATTTTAA